The proteins below come from a single Mycobacterium parmense genomic window:
- a CDS encoding HAD-IIA family hydrolase — MKTIAQQYDCLLIDLDGTVFRGAQPTVGAVQSLDEVRSRKLFVTNNASRSADDVAAHLTELGFTATGADVVTSAQSAARLLSNLLPANSRVLIVGTDALADEVAAVGLRPVRSYDDDPAAVVQGLSKTLGWPELAEAALAIRSGAQWVAANVDPTLPTERGLLPGNGSMVAALRAATGAEPRVAGKPAPGLLTDAVARGDFRAPLVIGDRLDTDIEGANAARLPSLMVLTGVNTARDAVYARPDHRPTYIGHDLRSLHADATRLQVGPQRGWRAELRAGVVTVGANGAGDDRDDDGLAVVRAVAWEVWKAQPGGPPVRIEAADGRARDALQRWSLVHGG; from the coding sequence ATGAAAACCATTGCACAGCAATATGATTGCCTGCTGATCGACCTGGACGGCACGGTCTTCCGCGGCGCCCAGCCGACCGTTGGCGCCGTGCAGTCGCTCGACGAGGTGCGCAGCCGCAAGCTGTTCGTCACCAACAATGCGTCCCGCAGCGCCGACGACGTCGCCGCGCATCTGACCGAACTCGGGTTCACCGCCACCGGCGCGGACGTCGTCACCAGCGCGCAAAGCGCGGCCCGCCTGCTGTCCAACCTGCTGCCGGCGAACTCGCGCGTGCTGATCGTGGGCACCGACGCGCTCGCCGACGAGGTCGCCGCCGTGGGCCTGCGCCCGGTGCGCAGCTACGACGACGACCCGGCGGCCGTCGTCCAGGGCTTGTCGAAGACCCTCGGCTGGCCGGAACTGGCCGAGGCCGCGCTGGCCATCCGGTCGGGCGCGCAGTGGGTGGCGGCAAACGTCGACCCCACGCTGCCCACCGAGCGCGGGCTATTGCCCGGCAACGGGTCCATGGTGGCCGCGCTGCGGGCTGCCACCGGCGCCGAGCCCCGGGTCGCGGGCAAACCGGCCCCGGGGCTGTTGACCGACGCGGTGGCCCGGGGCGACTTCCGGGCGCCGCTGGTGATCGGCGACCGGCTGGACACCGACATCGAGGGCGCCAACGCCGCCCGGCTGCCCAGCCTGATGGTGTTGACCGGCGTCAACACCGCGCGTGACGCCGTGTATGCCCGGCCCGACCATCGGCCCACCTACATCGGCCACGACCTGCGCTCGCTGCATGCCGACGCGACGCGGTTGCAGGTGGGCCCACAGCGGGGCTGGCGCGCCGAACTGCGCGCCGGCGTGGTGACCGTCGGCGCCAACGGCGCCGGCGACGACCGTGACGACGACGGCCTGGCTGTCGTCCGCGCGGTCGCGTGGGAGGTGTGGAAAGCCCAGCCCGGCGGGCCGCCGGTGCGCATCGAGGCCGCCGACGGGCGGGCCCGCGACGCGCTGCAGCGCTGGTCGTTGGTGCACGGCGGGTAG
- a CDS encoding tetratricopeptide repeat protein — MVDDRRGRSGERRPGSGNWSGPGRARSAQPRTRAAQGAEAKPQDGPAIPEGVEARQLAPEVRRELSTLDRATADAVARHLVAAGSLLDEDPEAALQHARAARARSSRIAAIREAVGIAAYYTGDWAQALAELRAAKRMGSKSSLLALIADCERGLGRPERAIELARGEEAARLEGDDADELRIVAAGARADLGQLEQALTVLSTPQLDPDRRGSTAARLFYAYADTLLALGRNDEALHWFLRSAAADIDGVTDAEDRAGELG, encoded by the coding sequence GTGGTCGACGACAGGCGGGGGCGCAGCGGCGAACGGCGTCCGGGATCCGGCAACTGGTCGGGGCCGGGCCGTGCCCGTTCGGCGCAGCCGCGAACCCGCGCCGCCCAGGGCGCCGAGGCCAAGCCCCAGGACGGCCCGGCGATCCCGGAAGGTGTGGAGGCCCGGCAGCTGGCGCCCGAGGTGCGGCGCGAACTAAGCACCCTGGACCGCGCCACGGCCGACGCGGTCGCGCGCCACCTGGTCGCCGCCGGTTCCCTGCTCGACGAGGACCCTGAGGCCGCTTTGCAGCACGCCCGCGCGGCGCGGGCCCGCTCCAGCAGGATCGCGGCGATCCGCGAGGCCGTCGGCATCGCCGCCTACTACACCGGCGACTGGGCCCAGGCGCTCGCGGAGCTGCGCGCCGCCAAGCGCATGGGCAGCAAGTCCTCGCTGCTGGCGTTGATCGCCGATTGCGAACGCGGGCTTGGCCGCCCGGAGCGCGCGATCGAGTTGGCGCGCGGGGAGGAGGCGGCCCGGCTCGAGGGCGACGACGCCGACGAGCTGCGCATCGTCGCCGCCGGCGCGCGTGCGGATCTGGGACAGCTGGAGCAGGCGCTGACGGTCCTGTCCACGCCGCAGCTGGACCCGGACCGCCGGGGCTCGACTGCGGCCCGGCTGTTCTACGCCTACGCCGACACGCTGCTGGCGCTGGGCCGCAACGACGAAGCGCTGCACTGGTTTCTGCGCTCGGCGGCCGCCGACATCGACGGCGTCACCGACGCCGAAGACCGGGCCGGCGAACTCGGTTGA
- a CDS encoding DUF732 domain-containing protein: protein MISQTHAYPAVLRTFGVFAALAALASTSAPPVRADMMGNAFLSALANAGLSLSEPAAATALGESVCPMLVTPGGSFDGVVARVRDSNGMPEQAAGLFTIVAIATYCPAVLASLMPHRLQG, encoded by the coding sequence GTGATTTCCCAGACGCACGCATACCCGGCCGTTCTGCGGACCTTCGGCGTCTTCGCGGCCCTGGCTGCGCTGGCCTCGACGTCGGCGCCGCCCGTGCGCGCCGACATGATGGGCAACGCGTTCCTGTCGGCCCTGGCCAACGCCGGCTTGTCGCTTTCCGAGCCCGCGGCCGCGACGGCGCTGGGCGAGTCGGTCTGCCCCATGCTCGTCACGCCGGGCGGGTCGTTCGACGGGGTGGTCGCCAGGGTGCGCGACAGCAACGGCATGCCCGAGCAGGCGGCGGGGCTGTTCACCATCGTGGCGATCGCCACCTACTGCCCGGCGGTCCTGGCATCGCTGATGCCCCACCGGCTTCAGGGGTAG
- the tyrS gene encoding tyrosine--tRNA ligase, translating to MDPMIIDELGWRGLIAQSTDLDALAAEAQRGPMTVYAGFDPTAPSLHAGHLVPLLALRRFQRAGHRPIVLAGGATGMIGDPRDVGERTLNEADTVAEWTERIRGQLERFVDFSDSGVSPTGAIVENNLEWTGALSAVEFLRDIGKHFSVNVMLDRDTIRRRLEGEGISYTEFSYMLLQANDYVELHRRYGCNLQIGGSDQWGNIIAGVRLVRQKLGGTVHALTVPLVTAADGTKFGKSTGGGSLWLDPQLTSPYAWYQYFFNTADADVIRYLRWFTFLSADELAELEQATAERPQQRTAQRRLARELTVLVHGEHATEAVEHASRALFGQGELDRLDEATLAAALRETSVAELKPGEPDGIVDLLVASGLSDGRKAARRTIGEGGVSVNNTRVESEDWAPQPSDFLHGRWLVLRRGKRNVAGVQRL from the coding sequence ATCGATCCCATGATCATCGACGAGCTGGGCTGGCGCGGGCTGATCGCGCAGTCCACCGACCTGGACGCGCTGGCCGCCGAGGCGCAGCGCGGGCCGATGACGGTCTACGCGGGCTTCGACCCGACGGCCCCGAGCCTGCATGCCGGGCACCTGGTGCCGCTGCTGGCGTTGCGGCGCTTCCAGCGTGCGGGCCACCGCCCGATCGTGCTCGCCGGCGGCGCCACCGGCATGATCGGCGACCCGCGTGACGTCGGCGAGCGCACCCTCAACGAGGCCGACACCGTCGCCGAGTGGACCGAGCGGATCCGCGGGCAGCTGGAGCGCTTCGTCGACTTCTCGGATTCGGGGGTTTCACCCACCGGTGCCATCGTCGAGAACAACCTCGAGTGGACGGGCGCGTTGTCGGCCGTCGAGTTCCTGCGCGACATCGGCAAACACTTCTCGGTCAACGTGATGCTGGACCGCGACACCATCCGCCGCCGCCTGGAGGGCGAGGGCATCTCCTACACCGAGTTCAGCTACATGCTGCTGCAGGCCAACGACTACGTCGAGCTGCACCGCCGGTACGGCTGCAACCTGCAGATCGGCGGGTCCGACCAGTGGGGCAACATCATCGCCGGGGTTCGCCTGGTCCGCCAGAAGCTGGGCGGGACGGTGCATGCGCTCACCGTGCCGCTGGTCACCGCCGCCGACGGCACCAAGTTCGGCAAGTCCACCGGCGGCGGCAGCCTGTGGCTGGACCCGCAGCTCACCAGCCCCTACGCGTGGTACCAGTACTTCTTCAACACCGCCGACGCCGACGTCATCCGGTACCTGCGCTGGTTCACCTTCTTGTCGGCCGACGAACTGGCCGAGCTCGAACAGGCGACGGCCGAGCGTCCGCAGCAGCGGACCGCGCAGCGGCGGCTGGCCCGCGAGCTCACGGTGCTGGTACACGGCGAACACGCCACCGAGGCGGTCGAGCACGCGAGCCGCGCGCTGTTCGGGCAGGGCGAGCTGGACCGCCTCGACGAGGCGACGCTGGCCGCGGCCCTGCGCGAGACGTCGGTCGCCGAACTCAAACCCGGTGAGCCCGACGGCATCGTCGACCTCCTGGTGGCCAGCGGTCTTTCCGACGGCCGCAAAGCCGCGCGCCGCACCATCGGCGAGGGCGGCGTCTCGGTCAACAACACCCGCGTCGAAAGCGAGGATTGGGCGCCGCAGCCGTCGGACTTCCTGCACGGCCGCTGGCTGGTGCTGCGCCGCGGCAAGCGCAACGTCGCCGGCGTCCAGCGCCTCTAG